In Alkalidesulfovibrio alkalitolerans DSM 16529, one genomic interval encodes:
- a CDS encoding MauE/DoxX family redox-associated membrane protein gives MRRVFFPKLLYLAVRLALAALFIVAGVIKLQDPRVFAVTIEAFGLVPAWLVGPASRWLPVAEIALGAALALDVRGSLGGIAAMLLLFIAIIVYALRMGLDIDCGCYGPAEPQAKAFGSLWTSLYRDLGMLAAVVWLYVARAARGFSPRNPLSPFTKTPKECPACR, from the coding sequence ATGCGGCGCGTGTTCTTCCCCAAGCTCCTTTATCTGGCCGTACGCCTCGCCCTGGCCGCGCTGTTCATCGTGGCCGGAGTCATCAAGCTGCAGGACCCGCGCGTCTTCGCCGTGACCATCGAGGCCTTCGGCCTCGTGCCCGCCTGGCTCGTGGGTCCGGCCTCGCGCTGGCTGCCCGTGGCCGAGATCGCGCTCGGCGCGGCCCTGGCCCTGGACGTGCGCGGCAGCCTCGGCGGCATCGCGGCCATGCTGCTGCTCTTCATCGCCATCATTGTCTACGCCCTGCGCATGGGCCTGGACATTGACTGCGGCTGCTACGGCCCGGCCGAACCGCAGGCCAAGGCCTTCGGCAGCCTGTGGACATCGCTGTACCGCGACCTGGGCATGCTCGCGGCTGTCGTCTGGCTTTACGTCGCGCGCGCGGCGCGCGGCTTCTCCCCGAGAAACCCGCTGTCCCCTTTCACCAAAACCCCCAAGGAGTGCCCCGCATGTCGTTGA